The DNA region TCAGGATCGTCGAGGAGAACCCGGTGTACGCGGCCTGCGCCCGGCCGGTCGCGCTCGACGAGGGGTCCGTGCGACTGCTGGCGACCGGGGCGTTCACCGAGGAGGACCTCGGCGTGGCCTGCTACCACTCCAAGGTCGGCGCGGTCGAGCTACTGCTCAACCACCTGGTCGACGGCCGGGACGAGTACGTCGTCACCGACATGACCGCAGGCTCCGACTCCTTCGCCTCGGGGCTGTTCACCCGTTTCGACCTGACCTTCCTGGTCGCCGAACCGACCCGCAAGGGCGTCTCGGTCTACCGCCAGTACCGCGACTACGCGCGCGACTTCGGCGTACGGCTGCGGGTGGTGGGCAACAAGGTGCAGGGACCGGACGACCTGGCGTTCCTCCGCCGCGAGGTCGGCGACGACCTGCTGACCACCTTCGGGCAGTCCGACTGGGTGCGCCGGCTGGAGCAGGGCGCGGAACCCCACCTGCGCGCCCTGGAGCCGGCCAACCGCGCCGTCCTGGACGAGCTGCGCACGGAGGCGGACGCCGCGTACGACCGGCGGGACGCCCGCCGGTACACCGAGCAGGCCGTCCTCTTCCACCTCCGCAACGCCGAGAGCTGGGCCAACGCCAAGGTCGGCATCGACCTCGCCACCCAGGTCGACCACGACTTCGTGCTCGGCGACGAACCCGCCGCCGCCGGCGCACCCGCCTGACGCCCCGGCTGCGGCGATCCGCCGCCGGACCGCCTACGGGCCGCGGCCTCCCCACCCGGGGAGGCCGCGGCCCGTTCGGCGTTCGGGCCCGGCCGGCCCGGCCCCGACACCGCCGCGGGCGCCCCACCAGCAGATTCCCGTCCGTTCGACCACCACCCAATGGGGTGAATCAGGCGATATTGCCTATCCCCCGAGATGACGCTGTGCAAAGATCCCATTACCCTCGGTTTACCGAGTCTTGATGTTCGTCTCGTCCCGACGGCCCTCTCCGAGGCATGGCTCCTCCCATCGCCCTCGACGAGCAGTCGTCGAGACCCCTGATGGTCCACGGTCCGGCCGGTGACACCCGCACTCCCCGCCGCGACCACGCCATCCCGCCACGCCGTCGCGACCCACGACAGCCGATCCGACTCGCCGAGCCCATCACCGGCTCACCGCACCGCCGGACCTGACTGCGTTCGTTCCCCCGGAAAAGACGGGAAGACATATGACCCTCGACATCTCCAGCGCACCCATCGCCTCCGACACCACCGACCACGCGCCACCGGGCGGACGCCCCCGCTTCCCCTGGGCGCCCGACCTCTCCGCCTCCCTCGTGGTCTTCCTGATCGCCGTGCCGTTCTCGCTCGGCATCGCCCTGGCCACCGGCGCCCCGCTGACCTCCGGCCTCGCCGCGGCAGCCGTCGGGGGCATCGTGGTCGGCCTGTTCGGCGGCACCCCCCTCCAGGTCAGCGGGCCCTCCGCCGCGCTGACCGTGATCACCGCCGGACTGATCTCCCAGTACGGCTGGCAGGCCACCTGCGCCATCACCCTCGCCGCCGGACTGCTCCAACTCCTGCTCGGGGTGCGCCGGGTGGCCCGCACCGCGCTCGCGGTCTCGCCCGCCATCGTGCACGGGATGCTGGCCGGAGTCGGCCTCACCATCGCCATCGCGCAACTGCACGTCGTCCTCGGCGGATCCCCGCAGAGCTCGGCCCTGGCCAACCTGCTCGCCCTACCGGGCCAGTTGGCCGTCCCGCACCCGTCCGCGCTGGCCGTCGGCAGCGTCACCGCGGCCGTCCTGCTCGGCTGGCCCGGACTGCGCCGGCTCCCCGGCCGGGCCGGGGAGTTCGGGAGCAGGCTCGCCAAGGTGCCCGGACCGCTGGCCGCCGTCGCCGTCGCCACCACGCTCTCCGTCGTGCTGGACCTCCGGCTCGCGCGGGTCGAACTGCCCGCCTGGCAGCCGCACGACCTCGTCCCCGACCTGCCGCACGGGTCGCCCGCCGCCGTGCTCGCCGCCGTGCTGACCGTCACGGCCGTGGCGAGCGTCGAGTCGCTGCTCTCCGCCGTCGCCGTCGACCGGATGTCCCACCGCACCGGGGACCTCGACCGCGAACTGCGCGGGCAGGGCCTCGCCAACATGATCAGCGGCCTGGTCGGCGGCCTGCCGATCGCCGGCGGCGCGGTGCGCAGCACGGCCAACGTCCGCGCCGGGGCCCGGAGTCGCTGGTCCTCGGTGCTGCACGGCGTCTGGGTGCTGGCCGCGGCGCTGGCGCTCACCGGCGGACTGCGCCGGATCCCGCTCTCGGCGCTCGCCGCACTGGTGCTGGTCGTCGGCCTGCAGATGGTGAGCTTCGCGCACATCCGCAAGGTCCACCGGCACCGCGAGTTCCCGGTCTACCTCACCACCGTGGCGGGCGTGGTGCTCCTCGGCGTGCTGCCCGGCGTCGCGCTGGGCGCGGCGACGGCCGTCGTGCTCGCGCTGTACCGGCTGACCCGCGCCCACGTGGACGTCCTGAGCGGCCCCGCCGGCTCGTTCACCGTGGAGACGCACGGGCCGCTCACCTTCACCGCCGTCCCCAGGCTGAGCCGGGCGCTCGGCGGGCTCCCGGCCGGAGCCGAGGTCGCGGTCGTCCACGACGGGTCCTTCCTCGACCACGCCGCGTACGAGACCCTGCACAGCTGGCGCACCGGGTACCAGGCCGCCGGCGGCCGGGTCACGATGACGACGCGCCGCCTGGACGACGAGGTCCTCGATCCCGACGGCACGGTCCGCACGGGCAGCTCCCCCGGCCCGCACCGCTGCCGCGCCTGGACGCCCTGGGTCGGCCACCACTGCATCGAACAGCAGGAGGACCCGCACGGCCGGCTGCTGGACGGGGTCCGGGTGTTCCAGCTGCACACCGCCCCGCTGGTCCGGCCCGAACTCGCCCGGCTCGCCCGCGAGGGCCAGACGCCGTCCGAGCTCTTCCTGACGTGTGCGGACTCGCGGATGGTCACCAGCATGATCACCAACAGCGGCCCGGGCGACCTCTTCACCGTCCGCAACGTCGGCAACCTGGTGCCGGCGCCGTTCGAGCCGGGCGCGGCCGACGACTCCGTGGCTGCGGCGGTGCAGTACGCCGTCGAGGTCCTGGAGGTGCGCTCGATCACGGTCTGCGGGCACTCGGGCTGCGGGGCGATGAAGGCCCTGCTGGACGGACTGCACGAACGCCCCGGCCCGCCGACCCCGCTGGCCCGGTGGCTTCGCAACGGCCGCGGCTCCCTGGACCGGTTGCGACGGGTCCCGGCCGAGTTCACCGCCCGGCCGGTGGTCGACCTGGTCGAGCAGCTCTGCATCACCAACGTGGTCCAGCAGCTGGACCAGCTGATGGCCAACCCCGCCGTGGAGCGGCGGGTCGCCGACGGCAGGCTGCGACTGGTCGGGATGTACTTCGACTTCGCCACCGCACAGGCCTACGTGCTCGACCGCGCGAGCGGCAGGTTCGGCCCGGTCGAGGCGCTGGGCGCGCCGGCCGGGGGCCAGGTCACCACCGGCCCCGCCCCCACGGGCACCGGCACCACCGACCCCACCGGCACCCTGGGCACCACGGGCACCCCGGGCCCGGACACCGCCGCCGCCGCATCCGCCGTGTCCACTTCGGCGGCCGGCCGCGACACGCCCGAACGAGTGAATGAATTCGAACAGGTCCCAGCCTCCGGCACGGACCCCGCCGATGCGACCAGGACCGGGGGCGGTCCGGGACTGGCCGCCTGAGAGCCGGGCCCGCGTCCCGCCAGGCGGGCAGGGACGCGGGCCCACCTCCGACGCACCGCCCGGACCACCCCGGCCTCGGGCGATCGTTCGACGTCCGGTCAAAGGTCTACACCAATTCCCCGGAGCCTCTTGTCAACTGACCTCTTCGCCTGGTGAGCTGTGCGCTGGGACACACGGGACAATCCCCACGCACGGGATTGACCCCGATCATGACTCGATGAGGAGTGCGCGTTGAGCAACGAGAGCCTGGCCAACCTGCTCAAGGAGGAACGGCGCTTCGCCCCGCCGGCAGAGCTCGCCGCAGCCGCCAACGTCACCGCGGCCGCGTACGCTCAGGCCTCCGAGGACCGCCTCGGCTTCTGGGCCGAGCAGGCCCGCCGCCTCACCTGGGCCGTCGAGCCCACCGAGACGCTCGACTGGTCCAACCCGCCGTTCGCCAAGTGGTTCGCCGACGGCAAGCTCAACGTGGCCTACAACTGCGTCGACCGCCACGTCGAGGCGGGCAACGGCGACCGCGTCGCCATCCACTTCGAGGGCGAGCCCGGCGACGGCCGCTCCATCACCTACGCCCAGCTCAAGGACGAGGTCTCGCAGGCCGCCAATGCGCTACTGGAGCTCGGGGTCCGCAAGGGCGACCGCGTCGCGGTCTACCTGCCCATGATCGCCGAGGCGGTCGTCGCGATCCTCGCCTGCGCCCGGATCGGCGCCACCCACTCGGTGGTCTTCGGCGGCTTCTCCGCCGACGCCGTGGCCTCCCGCATCCAGGACGCCCAGGCCAAGCTGGTCATCACCGCCGACGGCGGCTACCGGCGCGGCAAGCCGTCCGCGCTCAAGCCGGCCATCGACGAGGCGCTGACCAAGGTCGACGGCGTCGAGCACGTCCTGGTCGTCCGCCGCACCGGCCAGGAGGTCTCCTGGACCGAGGGCCGCGACGTCTGGTGGCACGAGCTCACCGCGCGCC from Kitasatospora sp. NBC_00458 includes:
- a CDS encoding ATP-binding protein codes for the protein MKIAFVGKGGSGKTTLSALFIRHLAAAGRPVIAVDADINQHLGPALGLTDDQAAGLPSLGARLPEIKEYLRGSNPLIRSAEEMIKTTPPGPGSRLLRIVEENPVYAACARPVALDEGSVRLLATGAFTEEDLGVACYHSKVGAVELLLNHLVDGRDEYVVTDMTAGSDSFASGLFTRFDLTFLVAEPTRKGVSVYRQYRDYARDFGVRLRVVGNKVQGPDDLAFLRREVGDDLLTTFGQSDWVRRLEQGAEPHLRALEPANRAVLDELRTEADAAYDRRDARRYTEQAVLFHLRNAESWANAKVGIDLATQVDHDFVLGDEPAAAGAPA
- a CDS encoding bifunctional SulP family inorganic anion transporter/carbonic anhydrase, which translates into the protein MTLDISSAPIASDTTDHAPPGGRPRFPWAPDLSASLVVFLIAVPFSLGIALATGAPLTSGLAAAAVGGIVVGLFGGTPLQVSGPSAALTVITAGLISQYGWQATCAITLAAGLLQLLLGVRRVARTALAVSPAIVHGMLAGVGLTIAIAQLHVVLGGSPQSSALANLLALPGQLAVPHPSALAVGSVTAAVLLGWPGLRRLPGRAGEFGSRLAKVPGPLAAVAVATTLSVVLDLRLARVELPAWQPHDLVPDLPHGSPAAVLAAVLTVTAVASVESLLSAVAVDRMSHRTGDLDRELRGQGLANMISGLVGGLPIAGGAVRSTANVRAGARSRWSSVLHGVWVLAAALALTGGLRRIPLSALAALVLVVGLQMVSFAHIRKVHRHREFPVYLTTVAGVVLLGVLPGVALGAATAVVLALYRLTRAHVDVLSGPAGSFTVETHGPLTFTAVPRLSRALGGLPAGAEVAVVHDGSFLDHAAYETLHSWRTGYQAAGGRVTMTTRRLDDEVLDPDGTVRTGSSPGPHRCRAWTPWVGHHCIEQQEDPHGRLLDGVRVFQLHTAPLVRPELARLAREGQTPSELFLTCADSRMVTSMITNSGPGDLFTVRNVGNLVPAPFEPGAADDSVAAAVQYAVEVLEVRSITVCGHSGCGAMKALLDGLHERPGPPTPLARWLRNGRGSLDRLRRVPAEFTARPVVDLVEQLCITNVVQQLDQLMANPAVERRVADGRLRLVGMYFDFATAQAYVLDRASGRFGPVEALGAPAGGQVTTGPAPTGTGTTDPTGTLGTTGTPGPDTAAAASAVSTSAAGRDTPERVNEFEQVPASGTDPADATRTGGGPGLAA